The following nucleotide sequence is from Tardiphaga sp. 709.
ACCGCCGGCAGAACGCGCCGGGCGAATTCGATTTTTACGTATTGTCGCTGTCGTGGTCGCCGAGTTTCTGCGAGGCGGCCCAGGAGCGCGGTGGCAACAACCGCTCGGCCCAGATGCAATGCGGCGGCCGGCCTTACTCTTTCGTGGTTCATGGCCTGTGGCCGCAATATGACCGCGGCTTCCCGAATTACTGCGAGCGTCCGGCCCCGCGGCTGGCACGCAATATCATGCAGTCGATGCTCGACCTGATGCCGGCGCCCGGCCTGATCTTCAATGAATGGGACAAGCACGGCACCTGCTCCGGCCTCGGCCAGCGCGCCTATTTCGAAGCCATCCGCAAGGCGCGCGCCGGCGTCAAAATTCCCGACGAGTTTCTCGATCTGCAGCAGGCCAAGACAATTGCGCCTGACGCAATCGAGGAAGCCTTCATCAAGGTCAATCCGGGTCTCAGCAATTCGGCCATCGCCGTGACCTGCGATCGAAACCGCCTGACCGAGGTCCGGGTCTGCATGAGCAAGGATCTCCAGTTCCGCGCCTGCGAGGAGATTGACCGCCGCGCCTGCCGCCGCGATCAGGTGGTGATGCCGCCGATGCGAGGCGGCTAGCTCAAACCGCCATCGTAGCGTACTGCTGGCGCATGAATTATCGCCACGCCTTCCACGCCGGCAACTTTGCCGATGTCATCAAGCATATCGTGCTGGTCCGCATCCTGACCCATCTGCAGGAGAAGCCGGCGCCGTTCCGCGTCATCGACAGTCATGCCGGCGCCGGGCTCTATGACCTGACCGGCGATGAAGCCACGCGCTCCGGCGAATGGACCACCGGCATCGCGCGCGCCCTGCAGGCGCGGTTCAGCGAAGCCAGTGTGCCGCTGGTCGCGCCCTATCTCGACATTGTCCGGTCATTCAATGCGCCGCGCGAACTCAAGGCCTATCCCGGCTCGCCGCTGATCGCGCGCGCCTTGATGCGGCCGCAGGACAGCATGGTGTGCTGCGAGGTCGAGCCGCAGGCGCGCAAGAAGCTGATCTCTGCGCTGCGCAGGGACGAGCAGGCGCGCGTGGTCGATATCGATGGCTGGATCGGTCTGCCGGCCTATGTGCCGCCGAAGGAACGACGCGGCGTGGTGCTGATCGATCCGCCCTATGAAGATAAGAACGAATTCGCGCGGATGGCTGCAGTGTTCGAGCAGGTCTATGCCAAATGGGCGACCGGCATTTACATGCTGTGGTATCCCGCCAAGAGCCGCCGCGCCACCGATGAGCTGGCGCAGCACGTCGCCGCGACGGCTGCTGCATCCGCCACGCCTGGTAGATGTCTGCGCCTCGAATTCAGCGTTGCACCGCAAACGGCGGATGGTCCGCTGACCTCGACGGGACTTTTGATCGTCAATCCGCCGTGGAAGCTCGCTGCGGAGCTCAAGGAAATCCTGCCGCAACTCGAGAAGCCGCTTGGCCTTGGCGGCGCCGGACGCTTCCGGCTCGAGACGGCCAAACCCTGACGTCGCACAGCCTGCGCTGAACTACGCAAACTCCAACTATCAAACGGCGCCGCCAAAAACGGTAGTCAATCCCGGTGGAACCGTATTAAGCTGCTGTCATTATGACTGGCTTTACGTTCCGCTTCCGCGAATGGTTGCGGCGGAGTGACGTGGCCCAAATCGATATTGAAACAAGGCCTAGCTTCCGTGGAGTGAATGTCCGGTCGGTCGCAGCGCGAAAGCGCCGCGGCGGAGCATTGCGGGGAGGGACCCGATGGGCATGAGCGGTACGGTCAAGTTTTTCAATGGCGAGCGTGGCTACGGCTTCATCAAGCCGGACGATGGCGGACGGGACGTGTTTGTGCACATTACCGCAGTCGAGCGCGCCGGCTTGAAGGACCTGATCGAAGGACAGCGGATCACCTTCGAGGTCGAGCCCGACAAGAAGGGCAAGGGCCCCAAAGCGGTCAATCTGGTCATCACAGGATAGCGGCGGATCCAGCTTGGGAGTGGGCCATAAAAAAATCCCGGCCGCAGCGCGGCCGGGAGTGGATGGCGATGGTTTCTTGTACTTGGAGATGACGTATCTGGAGACGAAGTACTTGAGCAGAGTTCCGGATGCGGCGTCCGGAGCCGAACCTAGAAGTGATAGTTCACGCCGATACGCACAGTGCCGAAGCTGAGCGCGCTGTCGGTACCCGTGAGCGTGTAGGTGTTCTTGGACAGATCGACATAGAGATATTCGATCTTGGCGGTCCAGTTCTGGTAGATGCCGACTTCGGCGCCGACACCCGCGGTCCAGCCGACCGAAGTCTGCGACTGCTGCAGGCCGTTGAGCTCGGCTTCGAGGCTGCCGAAGGAGAGACCAGCGGTGCCGTAGAGCAGCACGTTGTTGAAGGCGTAGCCGATGCGGCCGCGCGCGGTGCCGAACCAGGGGTTCGAGAACTTGTAGGTGGCGAAGCGGTCATCTGCGCCAGTGCCCTGCAGATCGCCTTCGAGACCGAACACGATGTTGCCGCTCTGCCAGTTGTAACCGCCGGTCACGCCGCCCGCGATGCCCGAGGGCTTCGCGCCGGTGTTGGAGACGCTGCCCCATTCGTAACCGAGAGTGGCGCCGAGATACGGGCCGGCCCAGCTATAGGCATTGAGCGGCTGGGCAACGGTATAGGGCGCGCGCGACCGGTAAGGCATGTCCGCCGCATGTGCTGTTGTCGCACCTGCAGCCACGAGGGCGACTGCCGCGAACGCAAACTTACTCATCTCAACTCTCCAAAATACGCGTTACTGCCGGCCCATGGGAGCGCGCTCGGGATCTGCCGAACGAAGCCTTAGGGTTACGGAATTCCATCATTTATCGAGACGATTTATCGAGAGTTTTAGATTAAGCGGTCCTTAACGGCCCTGAGCGGCGCCGTATTGGCGTTAAAAGAGTCTTACTTTTGACAATCCGCGAATTTCCCGTGTGGACAGCCAAAATCCTGTGGCTTGCTGCAAGCCCCCGATAAACCGGTTGTTACACGGGCATTCGGGGCGGTCGGATGCTGGCGATGGCCCGCCGCAGCGCCTAAATTGGGCTCATGATTCAAGACCCCACCGAGCCGCTGCACGAGACGCCATCTGAGCCCGCGGCAGAGCCAGGTTCCGACAGCCCTAGTTCCGGAGAGGGCATCCAGTCCACCTTGCAGGCACCACCCGATCTCGAACCGGAACCCGCGGTCGCCGACGACGAGGAAGACGGCGCGCTCCCGGATGCTGGCGATGACGATTTCGGCGACGTGGTCGCCGAAGGCCCGCTGGCGATCGGCCGCGCGGCCATCGAACATGCCGTGCGCCATGCGCCTACATCGCCGGGCGTCTACCGGATGCTGAATGCGGCCAACGACGTGCTGTATGTCGGCAAGGCCAAGAACGTGAAGAAGCGGCTGTCGTCCTATGCAAGGCCGACCGGGCAGGTGATGCGCATCGCGCGCATGATCGCGGCGACCGTGGTGGTGGAGATCATCTCGACCGCGACCGAGACCGAGGCGCTGCTGCTCGAGGCCAATCTCATCAAGCAGCTGCGTCCGCGCTTCAACGTACAGCTCCGTGACGACAAGTCCTTTCCGTATATTCTGATCTCGGGCGATCACTGGGCACCCCAGATTCTGAAACATCGTGGCGCGCAGTCGCGGCCCGGCCGCTATTTCGGTCCATTCGCGTCGGTGGGCGCGGTCAACCGCACCATCACGGCACTGCAGCGCGCGTTTCTGGTGCGGTCGTGCACGGATTCATTTTTCGAGAGCCGCACGCGCCCGTGTCTGCTGTATCAAATCCGCCGCTGCTCTGGCCCCTGCACCGGCGAGATCGATTTTCCCGGCTATACCGAACTGGTGCGTGAAGCGAAGGACTTCCTGTCCGGCCGCAGCCGCGCGGTGAAGCAGCTATTGGCCGGCGAAATGGAGAAAGCGTCGGACGAACTCGCCTTCGAGCGCGCCGCGCTGTATCGCGACCGTCTTGCGGCATTGTCTGCGATCCAGTCGCAGCAGGGCATCAATCCGCGCACCGTGGAGGAGGCCGACGTCTTCGCCATCCATCAGGAGGGCGGCTATTCCTGTGTCGAGGTGTTCTTCTTCCGCACCGGCCAGAACTGGGGCAACCGCGCCTACTTCCCCAAGGCCGAGAAATCATACACGCCGGAGGAAGTGCTGGGCTCATTCCTGGCGCAGTTCTACGAGGACAAGCCGCCGCCGAAGATGGTGCTGCTGTCGCATGCCATCGAGGAAAGCGAGCTGCTGGCCAGCGCGCTCGGCGTCAAGGCAGGTTTCAAGGTCGAGGTGCTGACACCGCAGCGCGGCGAAAAGAAAGAGCTGGTCGTCCATGCGCTGACCAACGCCCGCGAGGCGCTTGGCCGCAAGCTCGCCGACACGGCGACGCAGACGCGTCTGCTGGAAGGCATGTCGAAGATGGCGGGCATGGCCACCGTGCCGAAGCGTATTGAGGTCTATGACAACAGCCACATCCAGGGCACCAACGCGGTCGGTGCCATGATCGTGGCGGGGCCGGATGGCTTCATCAAGAATCAGTACCGCAAGTTCAACATCAAGTCGGAAGGGCTCACGCCCGGTGACGACTACGGGATGATGAAGGAGGTGCTGCAGCGCCGTTTCAAGCGGCTGCTGGCGCCGCCGGCTGAAGGGGAAGCGGCGAAGCCGAAGGACGATGACGTGCCGCTCTGGCCCGATCTGGTCATCATCGATGGCGGCCGCGGCCAGCTCAATGCGGTCAAGGAAATCTTCGACGAGCTGAAACTGACCGATGTGACCCTGATGGCGGTGGCCAAGGGGCCGGATCGCGACGCCGGCCGCGAGACGATGTTCATTCCTGGCCGCGAGGCTATCAAATTGGAGCCCCGGGACCCCGTTCTGTATTTTATCCAGCGGCTGCGCGACGAGGCGCATCGGTTCGTCATCGGATCGCACCGCACACTGCGCAAGAAGGACATCCGCGAGGCCGGATTGCAGGAAATCCCGGGGATCGGCCCAACCCGCAAGCGGGCACTCCTGCACCATTTCGGAACGCTGAAGGAGATTGAGCGGGCCTCGGTGGGCGACCTTGGCAAGGTTCCCGGCATCTCGGCCGAGAGCGCCCGCAAGATTTTCGACTTTTTCCACCCCCAGCCCGGGGCCCGATGACCGCGAAGATGAACGAGACGTAATCTGGCTGTCGCATGCCTTGGGGCAGTTTTGCGGTAAACTGAGCCGCCCCGCTTCGCTGGCGGTTGACCTCCGCGCTCTGGCAGTATTGGTAAGACGGATGACAGAGACCACGAGACGGGCCGCGAATTCCGCGATGTCCCTGCCAAATATCCTGACCATGACCCGCATTGCCGCCATTCCGGTGGTGGTCGGCTGCATCTATTCGCAATCGATCATGGATGGCCCGCTATGGCTGCGCTGGGTTGCGCTGGCCGTCTTCATCGGCGCCGCGGTCACGGATTTTCTCGATGGCTATTACGCCCGGATCTGGAATCAGCAGTCGGCCTTTGGCCGGATGCTCGATCCGATCGCCGACAAGCTGCTGGTCGCCTCCTGCCTGCTGATGCTGGCGGCCGATGGTATCATCCATGGCTGGACCCTGTGGGCTGCCATCGTGATCCTGTGCCGCGAAATTCTGGTCTCGGGCCTTCGCGAATATCTCGCCGCGCTCCGTGTCAGTGTCCCGGTCACCAAGGTGGCGAAGTGGAAGACGACGGCCCAGCTGATCGCGATCGGCTTCCTGCTGGCCGGCGAGGCCGGCGATCAGGTGATCCCGATCACCACGCAGCTCGGCCTGCTGCTGTTGTGGATTTCGGCGCTCGTCACCATCTACACAGGCTACGACTATTTCCGTTCCGGCATTCATCACCTCATCGCGGAGGATGCATGAAGGTTGTCTACTTCGCCTGGGTGCGCGAACGCATCGGCAAGGCCGAAGAGACGGTCGAGCCGCCAGCAGCCGTGCGCACTGTCGGCGATCTGATCGGATGGCTGAGCACGCGCGGCGACGAATATGCCTATGCATTCGAGACGCCGAAGGTGATCCGCGTCGCCATCGACCACACCCATGTGCGGCCCGACACCGTCATCGCTGGCGCCCGCGAGATTGCATTCTTCCCGCCGATGACCGGCGGCTGATTTACCAACGACTGCGTTGATCTCATGACCTCCAACGTGACCATCCGCATTCAGGATGCCGATTTCGACGTCTCCAGCGAGATCGCCGCGCTGACGGCTAGCCGGACCGATATCGGCGCGGTGGTCACATTCAGCGGCATCTGCCGCGGCCAAGAAAACTTAAGTGGCAGCGGCGACGCAACCACGGCGCTGACGTTGGAGCATTATCCCGGCATGGCCGAGGCGGAGATCGCGCGCCATGCCGACGAGGCGATGAGCCGCTGGCCGCTGACCGGATTGACGATCGTTCACCGCGTCGGCCGCATCCTGCCCGGCGAGAATATCATGGTGGTGCTGACCGCGTCGGCGCACCGCCAGGCGGCGTTTCAGGCCGCCGAGTTTCTGATGGATTACCTCAAGGCGCATGCTCCGTTCTGGAAGCGCGAGGAAACCGCCGGTGGCAGCAGCTGGATTGCTGCGAAGACCGACGATGACGACGCCGCGGCGCGCTGGGATAAAAACTGATGGCAAAGAAGACTGTGAAGACAATCGCGAAGAAGGCGGTCAGGAAATCTGCGCGCAAGGCTTCTGCAAAGGCAAAGACCTCCGTGAAGAAGATCGCAACGGCGACCCTCCCGAAGGTGGCGCCGGGCGAGCTGGCGACATTGCTCGACTATGTGCGCTACGCCACCAGCCGTTTCATCGAGGCCCGGCTCTCTTTTGCGCATGGCACCACCGATCCCGTGGCCGAAGCCGCCTTCATCGTCTGCGAAGTCCTGCATCTGCATCCCGACCAGTTCGAGAATTTCGCCATGGCGCGGGTAACTGCGGCCGAAGGCAAGCAGATCCTCGACATCATTCATCGCCGCGTGACGACGCGCAAACCGGCGGCCTATCTGCTCAACAAGATCTATATGCGCGGCCTGCCGTTCTATGTGGACGAGCGCACTATCGTGCCGCGTTCCTTTATCGGCGAATTGCTGGATTCGCATTTCA
It contains:
- a CDS encoding ribonuclease T2 family protein encodes the protein MFQAFRLVISLGFLALAALSVDPASAQDRRQNAPGEFDFYVLSLSWSPSFCEAAQERGGNNRSAQMQCGGRPYSFVVHGLWPQYDRGFPNYCERPAPRLARNIMQSMLDLMPAPGLIFNEWDKHGTCSGLGQRAYFEAIRKARAGVKIPDEFLDLQQAKTIAPDAIEEAFIKVNPGLSNSAIAVTCDRNRLTEVRVCMSKDLQFRACEEIDRRACRRDQVVMPPMRGG
- a CDS encoding 23S rRNA (adenine(2030)-N(6))-methyltransferase RlmJ gives rise to the protein MNYRHAFHAGNFADVIKHIVLVRILTHLQEKPAPFRVIDSHAGAGLYDLTGDEATRSGEWTTGIARALQARFSEASVPLVAPYLDIVRSFNAPRELKAYPGSPLIARALMRPQDSMVCCEVEPQARKKLISALRRDEQARVVDIDGWIGLPAYVPPKERRGVVLIDPPYEDKNEFARMAAVFEQVYAKWATGIYMLWYPAKSRRATDELAQHVAATAAASATPGRCLRLEFSVAPQTADGPLTSTGLLIVNPPWKLAAELKEILPQLEKPLGLGGAGRFRLETAKP
- a CDS encoding cold-shock protein, with amino-acid sequence MGMSGTVKFFNGERGYGFIKPDDGGRDVFVHITAVERAGLKDLIEGQRITFEVEPDKKGKGPKAVNLVITG
- a CDS encoding outer membrane protein translates to MSKFAFAAVALVAAGATTAHAADMPYRSRAPYTVAQPLNAYSWAGPYLGATLGYEWGSVSNTGAKPSGIAGGVTGGYNWQSGNIVFGLEGDLQGTGADDRFATYKFSNPWFGTARGRIGYAFNNVLLYGTAGLSFGSLEAELNGLQQSQTSVGWTAGVGAEVGIYQNWTAKIEYLYVDLSKNTYTLTGTDSALSFGTVRIGVNYHF
- the uvrC gene encoding excinuclease ABC subunit UvrC, producing MIQDPTEPLHETPSEPAAEPGSDSPSSGEGIQSTLQAPPDLEPEPAVADDEEDGALPDAGDDDFGDVVAEGPLAIGRAAIEHAVRHAPTSPGVYRMLNAANDVLYVGKAKNVKKRLSSYARPTGQVMRIARMIAATVVVEIISTATETEALLLEANLIKQLRPRFNVQLRDDKSFPYILISGDHWAPQILKHRGAQSRPGRYFGPFASVGAVNRTITALQRAFLVRSCTDSFFESRTRPCLLYQIRRCSGPCTGEIDFPGYTELVREAKDFLSGRSRAVKQLLAGEMEKASDELAFERAALYRDRLAALSAIQSQQGINPRTVEEADVFAIHQEGGYSCVEVFFFRTGQNWGNRAYFPKAEKSYTPEEVLGSFLAQFYEDKPPPKMVLLSHAIEESELLASALGVKAGFKVEVLTPQRGEKKELVVHALTNAREALGRKLADTATQTRLLEGMSKMAGMATVPKRIEVYDNSHIQGTNAVGAMIVAGPDGFIKNQYRKFNIKSEGLTPGDDYGMMKEVLQRRFKRLLAPPAEGEAAKPKDDDVPLWPDLVIIDGGRGQLNAVKEIFDELKLTDVTLMAVAKGPDRDAGRETMFIPGREAIKLEPRDPVLYFIQRLRDEAHRFVIGSHRTLRKKDIREAGLQEIPGIGPTRKRALLHHFGTLKEIERASVGDLGKVPGISAESARKIFDFFHPQPGAR
- the pgsA gene encoding CDP-diacylglycerol--glycerol-3-phosphate 3-phosphatidyltransferase; its protein translation is MTETTRRAANSAMSLPNILTMTRIAAIPVVVGCIYSQSIMDGPLWLRWVALAVFIGAAVTDFLDGYYARIWNQQSAFGRMLDPIADKLLVASCLLMLAADGIIHGWTLWAAIVILCREILVSGLREYLAALRVSVPVTKVAKWKTTAQLIAIGFLLAGEAGDQVIPITTQLGLLLLWISALVTIYTGYDYFRSGIHHLIAEDA
- the moaD gene encoding molybdopterin converting factor subunit 1, with product MKVVYFAWVRERIGKAEETVEPPAAVRTVGDLIGWLSTRGDEYAYAFETPKVIRVAIDHTHVRPDTVIAGAREIAFFPPMTGG
- a CDS encoding molybdenum cofactor biosynthesis protein MoaE, whose amino-acid sequence is MTSNVTIRIQDADFDVSSEIAALTASRTDIGAVVTFSGICRGQENLSGSGDATTALTLEHYPGMAEAEIARHADEAMSRWPLTGLTIVHRVGRILPGENIMVVLTASAHRQAAFQAAEFLMDYLKAHAPFWKREETAGGSSWIAAKTDDDDAAARWDKN